In one Pungitius pungitius chromosome 13, fPunPun2.1, whole genome shotgun sequence genomic region, the following are encoded:
- the cryzl1 gene encoding quinone oxidoreductase-like protein 1 isoform X2: MKGLFCRAGASDAEHKFVIQETTLPDVLGGHQVRVQVKACGLSPLDLKLLDDIGVRRDLNPVGREVAGVVLQVGAQVSFFHPDDEVVGILPLDSPYSGLCGAIDIDEHYLVQKPEKVSSACAAGALRDALCAYTALHTHARVAAGHTLLVMDGASSFGLMCIQLACYHGVKVFTTSHSPQQHAFLEQLRPSVAKVIPVFNGPSDLLPAVEEETGGLGVDIVIDSGVRLHEEESEETKLLPHKHDVISVLGVGGHWVTSQKDLQLDPPDSRSLYLKSASLSFLNHEVWTASSAQQGRYLHILKDIVEKMSAGVLRPLPEEAVPLYEATVAMETVQRHQKKKAVVKL; this comes from the exons ATGAAGGGATTGTTCTGCCGAGCCGGGGCGAGCGATGCTGAGCACAAGTTCGTCATTCAGGAAACT ACCCTCCCAGATGTTTTGGGCGGCCACCAGGTCAGAGTCCAGGTGAAGGCATGTGGACTCAGCCCGCTGGACCTCAAG CTGCTCGATGACATCGGCGTCCGGAGAGATCTGAATCCTGTCGGCAGGGAGGTGGCGGGAGTCGTGCTGCAAG TGGGCGCCCAAGTCTCTTTCTTCCACCCAGATGACGAGGTTGTAG GTATTCTGCCTCTGGACTCTCCTTATTCTGGACTCTGCGGTGCCATTGACATCGATGAACACTATTTAG TCCAGAAGCCGGAGAAGGTGAGCTCCGCGTGTGCCGCCGGCGCTCTGCGCGACGCCCTCTGCGCGTACAccgccctgcacacacacgctcgcgTGGCGGCGGGACACACGCTGCTGGTCATGGACGGCGCCAGC TCTTTCGGGCTCATGTGCATCCAGTTGGCTTGTTATCACGGCGTGAAGGTTTTCACCACGTCGCACTCGCCGCAGCAGCACGCCTTCCTGGAGCAGCTGCGGCCCAGCGTCG CCAAAGTTATCCCGGTGTTTAACGGGCCGTCGGACCTGCTGCCGGCGGtcgaggaggagacggggggacTGGGAGTGGACATCGTCATCGACTCCGGAG tgcgtCTGCATGAGGAAGAGTCAGAGGAGACAAAACTCCTACCACATAAACATGACGTCATCAGTGTGCTGGGAGTGGGGGGGCACTGGGTCACATCCCAAAAAGACCTCCAG TTGGATCCTCCAGATAGCAGATCGCTGTACCTTAAATCGGCCTCCTTGTCTTTCCTCAACCATGAAGTGTGGACGGCATCGTCGGCTCAGCAAGGCAGATACCTGC ATATTCTCAAAGACATCGTGGAGAAGATGTCCGCAGGAGTTCTCAG ACCTCTGCCCGAGGAGGCGGTCCCTCTCTATGAAGCCACGGTCGCCATGGAGACTGTCCAACGTCACCAGAAGAAAAAGGCCGTTGTCAAACTGTGA
- the cryzl1 gene encoding quinone oxidoreductase-like protein 1 isoform X1: protein MKGLFCRAGASDAEHKFVIQETTLPDVLGGHQVRVQVKACGLSPLDLKLLDDIGVRRDLNPVGREVAGVVLQVGAQVSFFHPDDEVVGILPLDSPYSGLCGAIDIDEHYLVQKPEKVSSACAAGALRDALCAYTALHTHARVAAGHTLLVMDGASSFGLMCIQLACYHGVKVFTTSHSPQQHAFLEQLRPSVGVPDPLVAKVIPVFNGPSDLLPAVEEETGGLGVDIVIDSGVRLHEEESEETKLLPHKHDVISVLGVGGHWVTSQKDLQLDPPDSRSLYLKSASLSFLNHEVWTASSAQQGRYLHILKDIVEKMSAGVLRPLPEEAVPLYEATVAMETVQRHQKKKAVVKL from the exons ATGAAGGGATTGTTCTGCCGAGCCGGGGCGAGCGATGCTGAGCACAAGTTCGTCATTCAGGAAACT ACCCTCCCAGATGTTTTGGGCGGCCACCAGGTCAGAGTCCAGGTGAAGGCATGTGGACTCAGCCCGCTGGACCTCAAG CTGCTCGATGACATCGGCGTCCGGAGAGATCTGAATCCTGTCGGCAGGGAGGTGGCGGGAGTCGTGCTGCAAG TGGGCGCCCAAGTCTCTTTCTTCCACCCAGATGACGAGGTTGTAG GTATTCTGCCTCTGGACTCTCCTTATTCTGGACTCTGCGGTGCCATTGACATCGATGAACACTATTTAG TCCAGAAGCCGGAGAAGGTGAGCTCCGCGTGTGCCGCCGGCGCTCTGCGCGACGCCCTCTGCGCGTACAccgccctgcacacacacgctcgcgTGGCGGCGGGACACACGCTGCTGGTCATGGACGGCGCCAGC TCTTTCGGGCTCATGTGCATCCAGTTGGCTTGTTATCACGGCGTGAAGGTTTTCACCACGTCGCACTCGCCGCAGCAGCACGCCTTCCTGGAGCAGCTGCGGCCCAGCGTCG GGGTCCCGGATCCTTTAGTAG CCAAAGTTATCCCGGTGTTTAACGGGCCGTCGGACCTGCTGCCGGCGGtcgaggaggagacggggggacTGGGAGTGGACATCGTCATCGACTCCGGAG tgcgtCTGCATGAGGAAGAGTCAGAGGAGACAAAACTCCTACCACATAAACATGACGTCATCAGTGTGCTGGGAGTGGGGGGGCACTGGGTCACATCCCAAAAAGACCTCCAG TTGGATCCTCCAGATAGCAGATCGCTGTACCTTAAATCGGCCTCCTTGTCTTTCCTCAACCATGAAGTGTGGACGGCATCGTCGGCTCAGCAAGGCAGATACCTGC ATATTCTCAAAGACATCGTGGAGAAGATGTCCGCAGGAGTTCTCAG ACCTCTGCCCGAGGAGGCGGTCCCTCTCTATGAAGCCACGGTCGCCATGGAGACTGTCCAACGTCACCAGAAGAAAAAGGCCGTTGTCAAACTGTGA